A genomic segment from Thamnophis elegans isolate rThaEle1 chromosome 3, rThaEle1.pri, whole genome shotgun sequence encodes:
- the FTCD gene encoding formimidoyltransferase-cyclodeaminase, translating to MSKLVECVPNFSEGNNKKVIDEISKAISQTKGCRLLDVDAGPSTNRTVYTFVGNPEDVVLGALNAAKIAFQLIDMTKHKGEHPRMGALDVCPFIPVRNVTMEECICSANLFGKCLADELHVPVYLYGEAALNESRRSLPALRAGEYEALPEKLKKAEWSPDFGPATFVPRWGATVTGARKFLIAYNINLLCTKELAHRIALNIREQGRSKNQPGRLKQVQGIGWYLDEENIAQVSTNLLDFETTPLHVVYEEVCKDAKDLNLPVVGSQLVGLIPKKAMLDAAEFYIKKENLFILEEEHKIRLVINRLGLDSLTPFSPKERIIEDMVEDDREKDCLVSLSLHTFVQKVGARSAAPGGGSVSAAISSLGAALGCMVGLMTYGKRQFEDLDPIMRQLVPPFHQAMNQLIAIVDRDSLAFSSYMDAMKLPKQTHEEKERRTAAMQLGLKNAVDVPFSLAEKVNSLWPFLKEMAQHGNIACKSDIQVAAKALEAGVFGAYFNVITNLKDISDEDFTQQMHRNISYFLEEAQKNTTVILDHLDKRAT from the exons ATGTCAAAGTTAGTGGAATGTGTTCCCAATTTTTCTGAAGGAAACAATAAAAAG GTGATAGATGAGATTAGCAAGGCCATCTCTCAAACAAAGGGTTGCCGCCTCTTGGATGTGGATGCAGGCCCTTCCACTAATCGGACTGTTTACACCTTTGTTGGAAATCCAGAGGATGTTGTCCTGGGTGCACTGAATGCAGCTAAAATTGCTTTTCAGCTTATTGACATGACAAAACATAAAG GTGAACATCCCCGAATGGGAGCACTGGATGTTTGCCCATTTATTCCTGTGAGGAATGTTACCATGGAAGAGTGCATTTGTTCTGCTAATCTCTTTGGAAAATGCTTAGCAGATGAACTGCATGTGCCTG TGTACCTATATGGTGAAGCAGCTCTGAATGAGAGCAGAAGATCTTTGCCTGCTCTCCGAGCAGGGGAATATGAAGCCCTGCCTGAGAAA CTAAAAAAGGCAGAATGGAGTCCCGATTTTGGTCCTGCAACCTTTGTTCCAAGATGGGGAGCCACTGTAACAGGAGCACGAAAATTCCTCATTGCATACAACATCAACTTGCTGTGTACAAAGGAACTAGCACATCGGATAGCACTTAACATTCGGGAGCAGGGCCGTAGTAAGAACCAG CCTGGGCGGTTAAAACAGGTGCAAGGCATAGGATGGTATCTGGATGAGGAAAACATTGCTCAAGTCTCTACAAATCTGTTGGATTTTGAAACCACTCCTCTTCATGTGGTCTATGAAGAAGTTTGCAAGGATGCCAAG GATCTCAATCTGCCAGTAGTAGGATCTCAGCTAGTGGGACTGATTCCTAAAAAGGCCATGTTAGATGCAGCAGAATTTTATATCAAGAAAGAAAATCTCTTCATCCTTGAGGAGGAACATAAAATTAGACTG GTAATTAATCGATTAGGCTTGGATTCTTTGACTCCATTCAGTCCTAAGGAGCGCATAATTGA GGACATGGTGGAGGATGACAGAGAAAAAGACTGTCTGGTGTCTTTGTCTCTTCACACCTTTGTGCAGAAAGTTGGTGCAAgatcagctgctcctggaggaggATCAGTATCAGCAGCAATATCATCTCTG GGAGCAGCACTTGGTTGCATGGTGGGATTAATGACATATGGAAAGCGTCAGTTTGAGGACCTGGACCCAATTATGAGGCAACTCGTACCCCCGTTTCATCAGGCTATGAATCAACTAATTGCTATAGTAGACAGGGACTCCTTGGCATTCAGCAGCTACATG GATGCTATGAAACTTCCTAAGCAGACCCATGAGGAGAAAGAGAG GCGTACAGCAGCCATGCAGCTAGGCCTGAAGAATGCTGTTGATGTTCCTTTCTCCTTGGCAGAAAAAGTTAACTCTTTATGGCCTTTTTTGAAAGAAATGGCACAGCATGGAAACATAGCCTGCAAATCAGATATCCAG GTGGCAGCTAAAGCTTTAGAAGCAGGTGTGTTTGGGGCCTATTTCAATGTCATCACCAACTTGAAAGATATATCAGATGAAGATTTCACACAACAG atgcacaggaatatttcttACTTCTTGGAGGAAGCCCAAAAGAATACAACAGTTATCCTAGATCATCTGGACAAGCGGGCAACATGA